A region of Micromonospora chokoriensis DNA encodes the following proteins:
- a CDS encoding alpha/beta hydrolase has protein sequence MPETIAFVVGGLALVVAAVAGLWLWPVRRPGRRLAPAQPLDFDTAVRTAEAHVANETTDPHIRPESRSRLLSHGSRTDRAVLLLHGYTLAPEQYDELAQEFFDRGYNVWVPRAPQHGTVDRRAHHRVEAEELTAYAAKAWTIAAALGDEVGVVGISGGAVLATWLAQMPGAAVRRLLVLSPFFGPNPRQAPAFAVRPLILLYGRRVLRDRVTSRGYSLAAVTQYLSIARTLPRPPRRTGLRSVAVVISPLDGVVDLEAAVEVPRRIADANAVPLRVCTVPEALGVAHNTLTLGADGDEWRRRYVALYEGAAAPAADVPLSR, from the coding sequence ATGCCGGAGACCATCGCGTTCGTCGTCGGCGGACTGGCGCTGGTCGTGGCGGCCGTCGCCGGGCTCTGGCTCTGGCCGGTACGTCGTCCGGGCCGCCGCCTCGCGCCCGCGCAACCACTCGACTTCGACACCGCCGTCCGTACCGCCGAGGCCCACGTCGCGAACGAGACGACGGACCCGCACATCCGACCGGAGTCGCGCAGCCGTCTGCTCAGCCACGGCTCGCGTACCGACCGGGCCGTCCTGCTGCTGCACGGATACACCCTCGCGCCGGAGCAGTACGACGAACTGGCCCAGGAGTTCTTCGACAGGGGCTACAACGTCTGGGTGCCGCGGGCCCCGCAGCACGGGACCGTCGACCGGCGGGCCCACCACCGGGTCGAGGCCGAGGAGCTGACGGCGTACGCCGCAAAGGCCTGGACGATCGCGGCGGCCCTGGGCGACGAGGTGGGCGTCGTGGGGATCTCCGGCGGTGCCGTGCTCGCCACCTGGCTGGCCCAGATGCCTGGCGCCGCCGTACGCCGCCTGCTGGTGCTGTCGCCGTTCTTCGGTCCGAATCCGCGACAGGCGCCGGCCTTCGCGGTCAGGCCCCTCATCCTGCTGTACGGGCGTCGTGTCCTCCGGGACCGGGTCACGTCGCGCGGGTACTCCCTCGCCGCCGTCACCCAGTACCTGTCGATCGCCCGTACGCTGCCGCGCCCGCCTCGACGCACCGGCCTGCGGAGCGTGGCGGTGGTGATCAGCCCGCTCGACGGCGTGGTGGACCTCGAAGCGGCAGTCGAAGTGCCGCGCCGCATCGCCGACGCCAACGCGGTGCCGCTGCGGGTCTGCACAGTGCCCGAGGCGTTGGGCGTCGCACACAACACCCTCACCCTCGGTGCCGACGGGGACGAGTGGCGGCGGCGGTACGTCGCGCTCTACGAAGGCGCGGCGGCTCCGGCGGCAGACGTGCCGCTCAGTCGGTGA
- a CDS encoding aldo/keto reductase, translated as MNNYYLLGRSGLRVSRLSLGTMNFGVDGFHAAYGKTEAESEPIFRQYLESGGNFIDTADFYTAGESEKILGRLIDRAGVRERLVLTSKFTNTVDPSDPNASGNGRKHIMRAVEASLGRLGTDYIDLYLLHTWDRITPVEEVVHTLDDLVRSGKIRYAGLSDVPAWYAARAQSYAEAHGLAPLINLQLPYSLVNRGVEAEFVSMAQNVGMGLTAWSPIAGGLLTGKYRRSGDGLSGTGRLTTPNAGGREISPSDWQVIDALESVSAELGRSMAQVAINWVATQPAVASVIIGASSAEQVSSNFEALDFEIPADARRRLDEASAPKLDLPYMMFTPQYQSWVVSPGLSIGDKPAGYAPPVLNAAAQPTE; from the coding sequence ATGAACAACTACTACCTGCTCGGTCGGTCCGGTCTGCGGGTGAGCCGGCTGTCGCTGGGCACCATGAACTTCGGCGTCGACGGCTTCCACGCCGCGTACGGCAAGACCGAGGCGGAGTCGGAGCCGATCTTCCGCCAGTACCTGGAGTCGGGCGGGAACTTCATCGACACGGCCGACTTCTACACCGCCGGGGAGAGCGAGAAGATCCTCGGCCGGCTGATCGACCGGGCCGGCGTCCGCGAACGGCTCGTGCTGACCAGCAAGTTCACCAACACCGTCGACCCGAGCGACCCGAACGCGAGCGGCAACGGCCGCAAGCACATCATGCGGGCCGTGGAGGCCTCGCTGGGCCGGCTCGGCACCGACTACATCGACCTGTACCTGCTGCACACCTGGGACCGGATCACCCCGGTCGAGGAGGTCGTGCACACCCTCGACGACCTGGTCCGCTCCGGCAAGATCCGCTACGCCGGTCTCTCCGACGTACCGGCGTGGTACGCGGCCCGCGCGCAGAGCTACGCCGAGGCGCACGGACTGGCCCCGCTGATCAACCTGCAACTGCCGTACTCCCTGGTCAACCGGGGCGTCGAGGCGGAGTTCGTGTCGATGGCGCAGAACGTGGGCATGGGGCTCACCGCGTGGAGCCCGATCGCCGGCGGCCTGCTCACCGGCAAGTACCGACGCAGTGGCGACGGCCTGAGCGGGACCGGCCGGTTGACCACTCCCAACGCCGGGGGCCGGGAGATCAGCCCCAGCGACTGGCAGGTCATCGACGCCCTGGAGAGCGTGTCCGCCGAGCTGGGCCGCAGCATGGCACAGGTCGCGATCAACTGGGTCGCCACCCAGCCCGCCGTCGCCTCGGTGATCATCGGGGCGAGCAGCGCTGAACAGGTCAGCAGCAACTTCGAGGCGCTCGACTTCGAGATCCCGGCCGACGCCCGCCGCCGGCTCGACGAGGCCAGCGCACCGAAGCTCGACCTGCCCTACATGATGTTCACCCCGCAGTACCAGTCCTGGGTGGTCAGCCCCGGCCTGAGCATCGGCGACAAGCCGGCCGGCTACGCCCCGCCGGTGCTCAACGCCGCCGCCCAGCCCACCGAGTGA
- a CDS encoding TetR/AcrR family transcriptional regulator — MTRALTRKGEATRARIVAGAAAEIRERGVDEVRLEDVMERTGTSKGQLFHYFPDGKEELLLAVAQHEADQVLTDQEPMLSNLTSWPNWMAWRDRLIERYLAQGVKCPLNGLLGQTGRRAPGAQAIVTGLMWRWQDKIAEGVRHMQSTGDIAPEVDADRAAAALLAGIQGGVLLLLSTGKIDHLEAALDLTIDSLRGRPLT, encoded by the coding sequence ATGACACGCGCGTTGACCCGCAAGGGTGAGGCGACCCGGGCGCGGATCGTCGCGGGCGCGGCCGCGGAGATCCGCGAACGCGGCGTCGACGAGGTACGCCTCGAGGACGTGATGGAGCGCACCGGCACCAGCAAGGGTCAACTCTTCCACTACTTCCCGGACGGAAAGGAGGAGTTGCTGCTCGCGGTGGCCCAGCACGAGGCCGACCAGGTGCTCACCGACCAGGAGCCGATGCTCAGCAACCTGACCTCCTGGCCGAACTGGATGGCGTGGCGCGACCGGCTCATCGAGCGCTATCTCGCCCAGGGCGTCAAGTGCCCGCTCAACGGACTGCTCGGTCAGACCGGCCGGCGTGCGCCGGGAGCACAGGCGATCGTCACCGGGCTCATGTGGCGCTGGCAGGACAAGATCGCCGAAGGCGTGCGGCACATGCAGTCGACCGGGGACATCGCCCCCGAGGTGGACGCCGACCGCGCGGCGGCGGCACTCCTGGCCGGCATCCAGGGTGGCGTACTGCTGCTGCTCTCCACCGGGAAGATCGACCACCTGGAGGCAGCCCTCGACCTCACCATCGACTCGCTGAGGGGCAGGCCGCTGACATGA